The following proteins are encoded in a genomic region of Paenibacillus antri:
- a CDS encoding quinone-dependent dihydroorotate dehydrogenase → MLYSIAKSVLFRLDPERAHHLTIGGLTAATRVPGALGALHAMYGVPKFAELATEVCGLKFPNPIGLSAGLDKNGTAAEAFAAMGFGFVEVGTVTPVGQPGNEQPRLFRLKEHEALINRMGFNNVGAEAMAASLARARMPVPLFVNIGKNKTTPNEMAADDYVSNLKTLYEHGDAFVVNVSSPNTPGLRSLQQGDEMRALLQAVAAARDTLSTARPGAAKKPVLVKIAPDLTDEQLADTVAAVVASGVDGLVATNTTLAREPVASHPHGNEAGGLSGKPLRQRSTEVIRDVYRETQGGLPIIGSGGIFTPEDAYEKIRAGASLVQVYTALIYEGPGLVRRLAEGVRTLALADGFRSVSEAVGR, encoded by the coding sequence ATGTTATATTCCATCGCCAAATCGGTGCTGTTTCGTCTCGATCCGGAGCGGGCGCATCATCTGACTATCGGCGGACTGACGGCGGCGACGCGCGTGCCGGGCGCCTTGGGGGCGTTGCACGCGATGTACGGCGTGCCGAAATTCGCCGAGCTAGCGACCGAAGTATGCGGTCTGAAGTTTCCGAATCCGATCGGCTTGTCCGCCGGACTCGACAAGAACGGCACCGCGGCGGAAGCGTTCGCGGCCATGGGCTTCGGCTTCGTGGAAGTCGGAACGGTGACGCCCGTCGGACAGCCCGGCAACGAACAGCCGCGGTTGTTCCGTCTGAAGGAGCACGAAGCGCTCATCAATCGGATGGGCTTCAATAACGTCGGCGCGGAGGCGATGGCGGCGAGTCTCGCTCGCGCCCGGATGCCGGTGCCGCTGTTCGTCAATATCGGCAAGAACAAGACGACGCCGAACGAGATGGCGGCGGACGATTACGTCAGCAATCTGAAGACGTTGTACGAGCATGGCGACGCGTTCGTGGTGAACGTCAGCTCGCCGAATACGCCCGGCCTGCGCAGCTTGCAGCAGGGCGACGAGATGCGCGCGCTGCTGCAGGCGGTGGCGGCGGCCCGCGATACGCTGTCGACGGCGCGGCCCGGCGCGGCGAAGAAGCCGGTGCTCGTCAAGATCGCGCCGGACCTGACGGACGAGCAGCTCGCCGATACGGTGGCGGCGGTCGTCGCGTCTGGGGTCGACGGCTTGGTGGCGACGAATACGACGTTGGCCCGCGAACCGGTCGCATCGCATCCGCATGGGAACGAAGCGGGAGGCCTCAGCGGCAAGCCCCTCCGTCAGCGCTCCACGGAAGTCATCCGGGACGTCTATCGCGAGACGCAAGGAGGACTCCCGATCATCGGGTCGGGCGGCATTTTTACCCCCGAGGACGCATATGAAAAGATACGGGCCGGCGCCTCGTTGGTGCAAGTGTACACGGCGCTCATTTACGAAGGCCCGGGCTTGGTTCGCCGGTTGGCCGAAGGCGTGCGGACGCTGGCGCTGGCGGACGGGTTTCGAAGCGTCTCCGAAGCGGTAGGCCGATAA